One genomic window of Cystobacter fuscus DSM 2262 includes the following:
- a CDS encoding sigma-70 family RNA polymerase sigma factor, translating to MLDFRQNNRTKQEFEELALAHLDPLYSAALRLTKNERDAEDLVQDTCMRAYRFFDKFERGTNIKAWLFKILTNTFINRYRRKVKERSVVEGVEREAVHERFVSRDATDFAANPEQYFFDRLLSDDVLRAIDALPIDFRLVVILADLQEFSYKEIAEILECPVGTVMSRLFRGRKLLQKTLKEYAEGTGVLRQEAGGEPVNLENATASLDEYRRRKKVG from the coding sequence ATGCTGGACTTCAGGCAGAACAATCGGACCAAGCAGGAGTTCGAGGAACTGGCCCTGGCCCACCTCGATCCGCTGTACTCCGCGGCCTTGCGGCTGACGAAGAACGAGCGGGATGCCGAGGACCTGGTGCAGGACACCTGCATGCGGGCCTACCGCTTTTTCGACAAGTTCGAGCGGGGCACCAACATCAAGGCCTGGCTGTTCAAGATCCTCACCAACACCTTCATCAACCGCTATCGCCGCAAGGTGAAGGAGCGCAGTGTGGTGGAAGGTGTGGAGCGCGAGGCGGTACATGAGCGCTTCGTGAGCCGGGACGCCACGGACTTCGCGGCCAACCCCGAGCAGTACTTCTTCGATCGGCTCCTGTCGGACGACGTGTTGAGGGCCATCGACGCGCTGCCCATCGACTTCCGGCTGGTGGTGATCCTCGCGGACCTGCAGGAGTTCTCCTACAAGGAGATCGCGGAGATCCTCGAGTGTCCCGTGGGCACGGTGATGAGCCGGCTGTTCCGGGGCCGCAAGCTGCTGCAGAAGACCCTGAAGGAGTACGCCGAGGGCACCGGCGTGCTGCGTCAGGAGGCGGGTGGCGAGCCGGTGAATCTCGAGAACGCCACGGCGAGCCTGGACGAGTATCGTCGCAGGAAGAAGGTGGGGTAG
- a CDS encoding amidase, which yields MQELAFLPAHEMAERVRLRDVSAVELLEAHLQQVARNNVRLNALVTLDEARARARAREADEALARGEVWGPLHGVPLTIKDAFETTGLRTTSGFERLADYVPKRDATVVARLKAAGAVVVGKTNLPRLALDTQTHNTVFGRTNNPWDVERTPGGSSGGGAVAVAAGMSPLEVGSDIGGSIRIPSHYCGVFGLKPTDGRIPLSGHIPGLPGTARGVRHQGVAGPLARTVEDLRLALRILSGPDGVDTEMPPVPFQEVPRRELRSYRFVWTDDFGGMPVSAQTRAALAGLARTLEGAGCVVERRTPEIDFDAVWTAWGQLLGAEVGAEIPLPARVMTALHFRSMRGDSAINRGIVRGLWGRMTDYVQALSVRDQMMAKVEDFLVGWDAWLCPVTMGAAFTHRPSGDWVEVDARRVPYMEGTCGFSNFFNLTGHPVVAMPLPPASGRTLPLGVQVVGRRWKDEALLSVAEALAEVAGPFRRPPGV from the coding sequence ATGCAAGAACTCGCCTTTCTGCCCGCCCATGAGATGGCGGAGCGCGTGCGCCTTCGTGACGTGTCCGCCGTGGAATTGCTGGAGGCCCATCTCCAGCAGGTGGCGCGCAACAACGTGCGGCTCAATGCCCTCGTGACATTGGACGAGGCGCGGGCGCGGGCGCGGGCGCGCGAGGCCGACGAGGCGCTCGCGCGCGGCGAGGTGTGGGGGCCCCTGCACGGCGTGCCCCTCACCATCAAGGATGCCTTCGAGACGACGGGGCTGCGCACCACGAGCGGCTTCGAGCGCCTGGCGGACTACGTGCCAAAGCGGGACGCGACGGTGGTGGCCCGGCTCAAGGCGGCGGGCGCCGTCGTGGTGGGCAAGACGAACCTGCCCCGGCTCGCGCTGGACACGCAGACGCACAACACCGTCTTCGGCCGGACGAACAACCCCTGGGACGTGGAGCGCACGCCGGGAGGCAGCTCCGGGGGCGGCGCGGTGGCGGTGGCGGCGGGGATGAGCCCCCTCGAGGTGGGCAGTGACATCGGCGGCTCCATCCGCATCCCCTCGCACTACTGCGGCGTGTTCGGCCTCAAGCCCACCGATGGCCGCATCCCCCTGTCCGGCCACATCCCGGGCCTGCCGGGCACTGCGCGCGGCGTGCGCCACCAGGGCGTGGCCGGGCCGCTGGCGCGCACGGTGGAGGATCTGCGGCTCGCGCTGCGGATCCTCTCCGGGCCGGATGGCGTGGACACGGAGATGCCCCCGGTGCCCTTCCAGGAGGTGCCGAGGCGGGAGCTGCGCTCGTACCGCTTCGTGTGGACGGACGACTTTGGCGGCATGCCCGTCTCGGCACAGACGCGCGCGGCGCTGGCGGGACTGGCGCGGACCCTGGAAGGGGCGGGGTGCGTGGTGGAGCGGCGCACGCCGGAGATCGACTTCGACGCGGTGTGGACGGCCTGGGGCCAGTTGCTGGGCGCCGAGGTGGGCGCGGAGATCCCCCTGCCTGCCCGCGTCATGACGGCCCTGCACTTTCGCTCCATGCGGGGCGACTCGGCCATCAACCGCGGCATCGTTCGTGGGCTGTGGGGCCGGATGACGGACTACGTCCAGGCGCTCTCGGTGCGCGATCAGATGATGGCGAAGGTGGAGGACTTCCTCGTGGGGTGGGACGCCTGGCTGTGCCCGGTGACGATGGGCGCGGCCTTCACCCACCGCCCGAGCGGAGACTGGGTGGAGGTGGACGCACGGCGCGTGCCGTACATGGAGGGCACGTGCGGCTTCTCGAACTTCTTCAACCTGACGGGACACCCGGTGGTGGCGATGCCGCTGCCTCCCGCGTCCGGGCGGACACTGCCCCTGGGCGTCCAGGTGGTGGGCCGGCGGTGGAAGGACGAGGCCCTGCTGTCCGTGGCCGAGGCCCTGGCCGAGGTGGCCGGTCCCTTCCGGCGCCCACCGGGCGTGTAG
- the ald gene encoding alanine dehydrogenase: MIVGVPKEIKTREYRVGMVPAGVRALTSAGHTVLVETNAGGGSGIPDSEYQRVGAQIVQTADEVWKRAEMVVKVKEPIAPEYERIQDGQIIYTYFHLAGVDPELTRTLVKKRASAVAYETIQLDDGSLPLLKPMSEVAGKMAIQVGAACLEKAHGGKGILLGGVPGVRRGRVVVLGGGVVGTCAAKVAVGMGAEVTLIDINLERLTYLDDVFLGRVATLASDSESISRSVREADLVIGGVLIPGGKAPKLVSEALIAEMSPGSVVVDVAVDQGGCIETCVPTTHDNPTFVKHGVVHYCVANMPGAVPQTSTFALTNTTRPYARKIADLGLVEAIKSDKALARGLNTYNGHVTYETVAKDLGYSYLPILDAIGAKGAAK, encoded by the coding sequence GTGATTGTCGGCGTTCCCAAGGAAATCAAGACCCGGGAGTACCGGGTGGGCATGGTTCCGGCGGGGGTCCGTGCGCTCACCAGCGCGGGTCACACCGTGCTCGTCGAAACCAATGCGGGCGGTGGGTCGGGCATCCCCGACTCGGAGTACCAGCGGGTGGGCGCGCAGATCGTCCAGACCGCGGACGAGGTGTGGAAGCGCGCCGAGATGGTCGTCAAGGTCAAGGAGCCCATCGCGCCCGAGTACGAGCGCATCCAGGACGGGCAGATCATCTACACCTACTTCCACCTGGCGGGCGTGGACCCGGAGCTCACCCGCACGCTGGTGAAGAAGCGCGCCTCGGCGGTGGCCTACGAGACCATCCAACTGGATGACGGCAGCCTGCCGCTGCTCAAGCCCATGAGCGAGGTGGCCGGGAAGATGGCCATCCAGGTGGGCGCCGCGTGCCTGGAGAAGGCGCACGGGGGCAAGGGGATCCTCCTGGGCGGCGTGCCCGGCGTGCGCCGCGGCCGCGTGGTGGTGCTGGGCGGCGGCGTGGTGGGCACCTGCGCGGCCAAGGTCGCCGTGGGCATGGGCGCGGAGGTGACGCTCATCGACATCAACCTCGAGCGCCTCACCTACCTGGATGACGTGTTCCTCGGCCGCGTGGCCACGCTCGCCTCGGACTCGGAGAGCATCTCGCGCAGCGTGCGCGAGGCGGATCTCGTCATCGGCGGCGTGCTCATCCCCGGCGGCAAGGCGCCCAAGCTCGTCTCCGAGGCCCTCATCGCCGAGATGAGCCCCGGCTCCGTGGTGGTGGACGTGGCGGTGGACCAGGGCGGCTGCATCGAGACGTGCGTGCCCACCACCCACGACAACCCCACCTTCGTGAAGCACGGCGTCGTCCACTACTGCGTGGCCAACATGCCGGGCGCCGTCCCCCAGACGTCCACCTTCGCCCTCACCAACACCACCCGGCCCTACGCCCGCAAGATCGCCGACCTCGGCCTCGTCGAGGCCATCAAGTCCGACAAGGCGCTCGCCCGCGGCCTCAACACCTACAACGGCCACGTCACCTACGAGACCGTCGCCAAGGACCTGGGCTACAGCTACCTGCCCATCCTCGACGCCATCGGCGCCAAGGGTGCGGCGAAGTAG
- a CDS encoding response regulator, whose amino-acid sequence APRPPVAGQVTPPRPATAVGGAATPAHPTMAPRVPGAAPGQMRPTTPVPGAAPGTAVPTARPAATPVRAPTTAPAMSPAPMAHQTPPVAAAPEVAPAPTAPAVSGGFPSAAKMTAAGGRKPRILIVDDSEMTARIIEADLVTKGFEVHIADSADKATKIILKKQTRPDLVLLDVRMPNVNGEQFCRFIKSNSLFKGIKVLLCSGENVEELQRICREAGADGYVPKDAVLGNLVAKELNPVVPNE is encoded by the coding sequence GCGCCGCGCCCCCCCGTCGCGGGACAGGTGACGCCGCCTCGTCCCGCCACCGCCGTGGGAGGAGCCGCCACCCCGGCCCACCCGACCATGGCGCCTCGTGTTCCCGGAGCGGCCCCCGGGCAGATGCGGCCCACGACTCCGGTCCCTGGCGCCGCTCCAGGCACCGCCGTCCCCACGGCGCGGCCCGCCGCGACGCCCGTGCGTGCGCCCACGACGGCTCCCGCGATGTCTCCGGCGCCCATGGCGCATCAAACTCCGCCCGTGGCCGCCGCTCCCGAGGTGGCTCCCGCTCCCACCGCGCCCGCGGTGTCGGGAGGCTTCCCCTCGGCGGCGAAGATGACGGCGGCGGGAGGGCGCAAGCCGCGCATCCTCATCGTCGACGACAGCGAGATGACGGCCCGCATCATCGAGGCGGACCTGGTGACCAAGGGCTTCGAGGTGCACATCGCCGACTCCGCGGACAAGGCGACGAAGATCATCCTCAAGAAGCAGACGCGTCCGGACCTCGTGCTGCTGGACGTGCGGATGCCCAACGTGAACGGCGAGCAGTTCTGCCGGTTCATCAAGAGCAACAGCCTCTTCAAGGGCATCAAGGTGCTGCTGTGCTCCGGGGAGAACGTGGAGGAGTTGCAGCGCATCTGCCGCGAGGCCGGCGCCGATGGCTACGTGCCCAAGGACGCCGTGCTGGGCAACCTGGTGGCCAAGGAGCTCAACCCGGTCGTCCCGAACGAGTAG
- a CDS encoding anti-sigma factor family protein: MTCQEFESILYLYLDGEFQPEERVSAEAHLKGCATCARRVHAEGQLRQSLRRAARHSVETSRAPAALRSRLQANLHQEQRRAAQAAWLRMGAAALVLVTVGGGTWMALRPEHRQRYMEDAVRRHTKKLPVEIVGVSHENVEAWFDGKLDHRVSVPRLHDVRLSGARISNVTDRPAAYISYEHNAEGQGGPARRIGVFVFDDARREVEAPTLPAVQVGSSLGYNVAMWRDGELVYELVSDLNEADIRRMLAEQSAQKAAAVAPTTPSVPVLPVSLHP, from the coding sequence ATGACCTGCCAGGAATTCGAGTCGATTCTCTACCTGTACCTCGATGGGGAGTTCCAACCCGAGGAGCGCGTGAGCGCGGAAGCGCACCTGAAGGGGTGCGCCACGTGCGCGCGCCGGGTGCACGCGGAGGGGCAGTTGAGGCAGTCGCTGCGCCGGGCCGCGCGCCACTCCGTGGAGACGTCCCGGGCCCCGGCGGCCCTACGCTCCCGGCTCCAGGCCAATCTCCACCAGGAGCAGCGCCGGGCGGCCCAGGCGGCGTGGTTGCGCATGGGAGCCGCGGCCCTGGTGTTGGTGACCGTGGGCGGTGGCACCTGGATGGCGCTGCGCCCCGAGCACCGCCAGCGCTACATGGAGGATGCCGTCCGGCGCCACACCAAGAAGCTCCCGGTGGAGATCGTCGGGGTGTCGCACGAGAACGTGGAGGCGTGGTTCGACGGCAAGTTGGATCACCGCGTGTCCGTGCCCCGGCTGCACGATGTGCGGCTGTCCGGCGCGCGCATCTCCAACGTGACGGATCGCCCCGCCGCGTACATCAGCTACGAGCACAACGCGGAAGGCCAGGGCGGACCCGCGCGGCGCATCGGGGTGTTCGTCTTCGATGACGCCCGGCGCGAGGTCGAGGCTCCCACCCTTCCCGCGGTGCAGGTCGGCTCCAGCCTCGGCTACAACGTGGCCATGTGGCGCGACGGGGAGCTCGTCTACGAGCTGGTGTCGGATCTCAACGAAGCGGACATCCGCCGCATGCTCGCCGAGCAGTCGGCCCAGAAGGCCGCGGCCGTGGCGCCGACGACGCCGTCCGTGCCCGTGCTCCCCGTGTCGCTACATCCTTGA
- a CDS encoding radical SAM protein, whose amino-acid sequence MTQAPKLLFADPKGRVMEHPYLLATLRSGEELVPPQDKPIPLPSAGRLVHLPGRLPVGLNPETGELELVREMKLEGKTFVPSAVGALLPPGYTRTFLPGEVKASGPVLPQWAYTAAAWGEDGPVAWAIHTDKRSHWEPERYSTPELKKLVDTHLARFPGNRVLKQLTTCAMLYRCFTSQNIFYVRDEGAIPASVMCNARCVGCISDQPADGPPASHERMDDGPSAEEMGAIGLYHLEHAPGRTMVSFGQGCEGEPLTRWKFIAESIRYMRAHSSRGSININTNASLTHGLEALFDAGLDAIRVSLNSAVKDLYEAYYKPVKYGWEDVEASIALARERGAYLALNLLLFPGVTDREGEVQALAKLVKKYKVDQVQTRSLCIDPIQYLEVARDKGAGGEPVGIRELLRRLKAARPGLVIGNFARGLDERQGRGDRA is encoded by the coding sequence ATGACGCAGGCACCGAAGTTGTTGTTCGCGGATCCCAAGGGCCGGGTGATGGAGCACCCCTACCTGTTGGCCACCTTGCGCAGTGGGGAGGAACTCGTCCCGCCGCAGGACAAGCCCATTCCGTTGCCCTCCGCGGGACGGCTCGTGCATCTGCCTGGCCGGCTGCCGGTGGGGCTGAACCCGGAGACGGGCGAGTTGGAGCTGGTGCGCGAGATGAAGCTGGAGGGGAAGACCTTCGTGCCCAGCGCCGTGGGCGCGCTGTTGCCCCCGGGCTACACGCGCACGTTCCTGCCCGGCGAGGTGAAGGCCTCCGGGCCGGTGCTGCCGCAGTGGGCGTACACGGCCGCCGCCTGGGGCGAGGACGGCCCGGTGGCGTGGGCCATCCACACCGACAAGCGCTCGCACTGGGAGCCGGAGCGCTATTCCACCCCGGAGCTCAAGAAGCTGGTGGACACGCACCTGGCGCGCTTTCCCGGCAACCGCGTGCTCAAGCAGCTCACCACGTGCGCCATGCTCTACCGGTGCTTCACCTCGCAGAACATCTTCTACGTGCGCGACGAGGGCGCCATCCCCGCCTCGGTGATGTGCAACGCGCGCTGCGTGGGCTGCATCTCGGATCAGCCCGCCGACGGGCCGCCCGCCTCGCACGAGCGCATGGATGACGGGCCGAGCGCCGAGGAGATGGGCGCCATTGGCCTCTACCACCTGGAGCACGCGCCGGGCCGCACCATGGTCAGCTTCGGCCAGGGGTGCGAGGGCGAGCCGCTCACGCGCTGGAAGTTCATCGCCGAGTCCATCCGCTACATGCGCGCCCACTCCTCGCGCGGCTCCATCAACATCAACACCAACGCGAGCCTCACCCACGGCCTCGAGGCGCTCTTCGACGCGGGCCTGGACGCCATCCGCGTGTCGCTCAACTCGGCGGTGAAGGATCTCTACGAGGCCTACTACAAGCCGGTGAAGTACGGCTGGGAGGACGTGGAGGCGTCCATCGCCCTGGCGCGCGAGCGCGGGGCCTACCTCGCGCTCAACCTGCTGCTCTTCCCGGGCGTCACCGACCGGGAGGGCGAGGTGCAGGCGCTGGCGAAACTGGTGAAGAAGTACAAGGTGGATCAGGTGCAGACGCGCTCGCTGTGCATCGATCCCATCCAGTACCTGGAGGTGGCGCGCGACAAGGGCGCGGGCGGAGAGCCGGTGGGCATCCGCGAGCTGCTGCGCCGGCTCAAGGCGGCCCGGCCAGGGCTCGTCATCGGCAACTTCGCGCGCGGTCTCGACGAGCGACAGGGGCGAGGGGATCGGGCATAG